A genomic segment from Kallotenue papyrolyticum encodes:
- the xseB gene encoding exodeoxyribonuclease VII small subunit, whose amino-acid sequence MTASDETQAAARYEALTERLRQLVEQLESGDLPLAEALALYEEGMRLVGECQRLLDQAELRVRQATPGQPERELSDWSEP is encoded by the coding sequence TTGACTGCGAGCGACGAGACTCAGGCTGCCGCGCGCTACGAAGCGCTGACCGAACGGCTGCGGCAGCTCGTGGAACAACTCGAAAGCGGCGATCTACCCCTGGCCGAAGCGCTGGCACTGTACGAGGAGGGCATGCGGCTGGTCGGCGAATGCCAGCGTCTGCTCGATCAGGCTGAACTACGCGTCCGACAGGCGACGCCCGGCCAACCGGAGCGCGAGCTCAGCGACTGGTCCGAGCCCTAA